The following proteins are encoded in a genomic region of Spirosoma sp. SC4-14:
- a CDS encoding gliding motility-associated C-terminal domain-containing protein gives MTAVTSSFAQKGRFSVRFSVKSLDCSTGKVVIRLDVKASHPDSTFLMGDANYRFDYDSRVITHPQIVSQENFASVSPASDTRYNPQNLNGTTEGPTIGTVSLNTTYGGSGTGAKLVGTDWITVSCLQFDIINTSLVTNNCFGLRWHTDTEFPVTGLSEVVINAGSGTVDAYVTKAGGLFQNLEINSFGAICGGQGIANNGELMVPEGFSPDGDGVNDRFVLYNLGALKASVTVYNMSGSVVYTSENYQNDWDGKASGGTVPAGTYFYSIRLSDGRTLQRSLTINY, from the coding sequence TTGACTGCTGTTACTAGCTCCTTTGCTCAGAAAGGCCGTTTCTCTGTCCGTTTTTCAGTGAAATCGCTCGACTGCTCAACCGGGAAAGTAGTAATTCGCTTAGATGTTAAGGCCAGTCATCCCGACAGCACGTTCCTGATGGGCGATGCTAACTATCGGTTCGATTACGATTCCAGGGTCATTACTCACCCGCAAATCGTTAGCCAGGAAAACTTCGCCAGCGTGTCGCCCGCCAGCGATACACGCTATAATCCACAAAACCTCAATGGCACAACCGAAGGCCCAACCATCGGAACCGTTTCGCTCAATACAACCTATGGCGGCTCGGGAACCGGTGCTAAACTCGTTGGTACTGACTGGATTACCGTCTCGTGCCTCCAATTCGATATTATCAATACATCGCTCGTTACCAACAATTGCTTTGGCCTGCGCTGGCATACCGATACCGAATTCCCCGTGACGGGCTTGAGTGAAGTTGTCATTAATGCTGGTTCTGGCACAGTGGATGCTTATGTTACCAAAGCGGGGGGCTTATTTCAGAACCTGGAAATTAACTCGTTTGGGGCCATCTGTGGCGGACAGGGAATCGCTAATAATGGTGAATTGATGGTTCCGGAAGGCTTCTCTCCCGATGGAGATGGCGTAAATGATCGCTTTGTGTTATACAACCTCGGCGCCTTGAAAGCGAGTGTTACCGTTTATAATATGAGCGGTAGTGTTGTCTATACAAGTGAAAACTATCAGAACGATTGGGATGGAAAAGCTAGTGGCGGTACAGTACCGGCAGGAACCTATTTCTATAGCATTCGGCTAAGCGATGGGCGTACATTACAGCGATCGCTGACAATCAATTATTGA